The Amycolatopsis umgeniensis DNA segment GGTGCGCGGCATGGCTTCGGCGAGTTCGCGGTCGTGCGTCACGACGATCACCGCGGCACCGCTGTCGGCGGCCGCGGAGAGCAGCGCGTCCATGGTGGCGCGGCCGGTGCGGGTGTCGAGCGCGCCGGTCGGCTCGTCGGCGAAGATCACCTTCGGCCGGTGCGTCAACGCGCGTGCGATCGCGACGCGCTGCGCCTCACCACCGGAAAGCTCACCGGGGCGGCGCTTCTCCTTGCCCGCGAGCCCGAGCTTCGCCAGCCATTCGCGGCCTGCCTCGATGGATTCCTTGCGGCCCTTGCCACTCAGCAGCGACGGCAGCGCGACGTTCTCTTCGGCGCTCAGCTCGGCGACGAGCATGCCGGACTGGAACACGAAGCCGAACTCGGTGCGCCGCAGTTCGCTGCGTTTGCGCTCGTTGAGCTGGTCGACCCGCTGCCCGGCCAGGAAGATCTGTCCGGCGTCGGCGCGGAGAATCCCGGCGAGCACGTGCAGCAGGGACGTCTTGCCCGAGCCGGAGGGCCCGACGATGGCGACCGCGTCACCCGCCTGGATGTCGATGTCGATCCCGGCCAGCGCGTACTGCGTGCCGTACTGCTTCACCAGCCCACGGCCCGAAAGCACCGGCTGCCCTGTCCACTGTGGATCTACCACCGTGATTCTCCCTAGTCAGTCACTTGGTGTTCTGCTTCGGGGAAGAGCTTCGCTGTGAAACACCTGTGTCCACTTCGGGCAGACGGCCAGTGCTGATCACGCGCGTATCGGCCGATCGGCCGAGGTGGGTCGGGCCGGTCGGCCAAGGTGCGGACGGTGGCGGATCCTCTACCGTCACGGTGTGACAGCAGGTCCATCCCAGAACAAGTTCTCCGCACGGGCGAGTGCGCTCGCGCGCCGTATCGGCATGCCCGCGGTGATCCTGCTGGCCGCGTTCGCGTTCGACCTGGCCTTCATCACCGACGCCGCCTTCGACGACGCCGGCCCGCGGTTCATCGACCTCCTGCTGTTCCCCGCCATCTTCGGGATGGTGTTCTGCGCGCTCTGGGCGCAGAAACGCGCCGCTGTCGCCGCCGTCGCCGCCTCGGTCGTACTGGTGGGTTACACGCTGGTCGTCCGGTACTTCCACATCCCGACCTATTCGAGTGTGCTCGCGAACCTGTCCATCACCGAGGTGGTGGCGGGGGTGGAGATCCTGTTCTACGCCGCGCGCCGGACGCGGCCGGGGGTCGCGTTCGCGGTGATCTCCGGCTTGGTGCTGGCCACCTTGACCGCGGTGTCCGGCCGGTACACGGAAGGGCTGTCGGGCGGCACCATGGCGCAGGCGATGCTGTTCGGCGGCATCCTGCTGGGCGGCACGCTGGTCTTCGCGATTCCCGGGCGCGACCGCATGACGAATCCGAAGCGCTACGAGAAGCTGCAGAAGCTCAACAAGCTGGTGATGGGCCAATGGCCGCTCATCGGCATGCTGAGCATCGCGCTGCTCCTGGAATTCACGTTCACCTACGCCAGCCGGGCGCACGGACTGCCCATCCTGGTCTGCTCGATCATCGCCGCGGTCATCGCGGTCGCGGCACCGCGGCGACCGGCTGACGCGATGGTCGCGCTCACCGCGGTCATGCTGCTTTCGGCGATGGTGACGCCGTTCCTCCGGCTCCGCTACGACTACCCGACTCCGGGCGGGGTGCCGGGGACGCAGATCGTCGCCGGGATGGGGCTGGTCATCACCCTGGTCCGCGCGGTCGGGCTCGCCAAGGCCACGTCACGGATCGGCGCGCTGTCCGCGGTGGTGGCGGGCGCCTGCATCCTCAACACCGGGCGGCCGACACCGACCCTGATGACCGACCCCGACAACATCGCCAGCTTCGCGGTCGCCGGAGTGCTGCTGCTCGGTATCTCGGTGGCGGTCGGCCTGGCGCTGCGTTCGCGGGATTCGGAGCGGACGCAGGTCATCCAGTCGGCGATCAGCGACGCGCAGACGTCGGAGCGGATGGCGCTGGCGCGGGAACTGCACGACGTCGTCGCCCACCACGTCACGGGGATCGTCGTCCAGGCACAGGCGGCGAAGATGATGGGCGAGAAGAACCCGCAGGTCGCGGTCGAAGCGATGGGCCGGATCGAGGACGCCGGGGTGGAGGCGCTCGCGGCGATGCGACGGCTCGTGCGGAGTATGCGCGGCGACGCCCCGGCCGGGAGCAGCGAGTTCAGCGAGCAGGCCACCACCGATCTCGCCGCCGACCTGCGGACGCTGATCGAACGGTCGAACCACGGTGTGAAGACGTCGATGAAGCTCGAGCTGCCGCCGAACGTGCCGCACGAGGTCGGGCGGTCGGCGTTGCGGCTGGTGCAGGAGTCGCTGACGAACGTCGGCAAACACGCGTCCGGCGCGAAGGAGGCGCTGGTGATCGCCGAGGTGACCGGGGCGGAACTGCACCTCCAGGTGACCGATGACGGACGCGAGCCCCACGGCCGTCCGGCCGGCGGGTCGGGCGGCTACGGTCTGATCGGGATGCGCGAACGCGTCGCCCTGCTGCACGGCCGGCTCTCCGCCGGGCGGGCGCCGGGCGGCGGCTGGCGAGTCGAAGCGTGGCTACCACTTGAAGGAGAAGAGTGATCCGGGTATTGATCGCCGACGACCAGGACATGGTGCGGATCGGCTTCCGGATGATCCTGGACGCTCAGGACGACATCGAAGTGGTCGCCGACGTGGCGGACGGCGTCTCGGCGGTGGCGAAGGCGCGCGAACTGCGGCCGGACGTCTGCCTGCTGGACATCCGCATGCCCGGGATCGACGGGCTCGAGGTCACCAAGCAGCTGGCGGGCCCGGACGTCGTCGATCCGCTGAAGGTGGTCGTGGTCACGACCTTCGATCTCGACGAGTACGTGCACACCGCGCTGCGGAACGGCGCCAGCGGTTTCCTGCTGAAGGACGCCGGGCCCGCGCTGCTGATCGAAGCGGTGCGCGCGGCCGCGCGCGGGGACGCGCTGGTGTCGCCGCAGATCACCGTGCGGCTGCTGAAGCATTTCGACGGCGGGACGGTGAAACGCGATGTCAGCCCGCCTTCGGAGCCGCTGACCGCGCGGGAGCTGGACGTGGTCAAGGCGGCCGCGAAGGGGCTGACGAACACCGAGATCGGGGCCGAGCTGTTCCTGTCGCTTTCGACGGTGAAGACGCATCTGGCGTCCGTGCAGGGCAAGGTCGGTGCGCGGAACCGGGTGGAGATCGCGGCTTGGGCGTGGCGCAGCGGGGTCGTGGACTAGAGCCCCGTGGTCTTTTGCTCTCTTGAAGTCGCGCTCCTGCGACGAGATAGCGGTCGGCGCGATAAAGAGCACGGTCCGTAAGCTCCAGTCATGCAACGCCGTTTTCATGCTCCTGTCGTTCTCCCCGCCGACCCCGCTTGCTCGTTGCTGCGTGACGCCGTGGTCGACGTGGACGAGACGGGGCGCATCACCCATGTCGGCCCCTTCTCAGGGGCTCCCGAAACGTCCGCTCCCGTGACCCGGTTGAGCGGCATCCTCCTGCCCGGGCTGGTCAACGCGCACGCGCACAGCCCGATGACGCTGCTGCGCGGAATGGGCGGCGACCTGCCGCTGCTGCGGTGGCTGACCGAGATCATCTGGCCGGCCGAGGCGAAGCTGAAACCCGCCGACATCCGCACCGGCATGATGCTGGGCTCGGTCGAAATGCTGCGGCACGGTGTCACGACCAGCGCGGAGATGTACTTCGAAAGCGAGCAGCTCGCCGACGCGGTGCTCACCACCGGTGGCCGGGTGGTGCTGGGCCCGCCGATCATGGAACTGCCGGGGATGGACTGGCGCGCGATGCTGAAGGGCATCGAACGCTGGATCGACACCGACGGCCTCCGGTTCGGCCCCGGCGAGCGGATCGAGGTCGGCTACGGTCCGCACTCGGCGTACATGCTGAACGAAGAGGCGCTGCGGGCGACCGCGGAATCGGCGGCGGAACGCGGCGCGCTGGTGCAGATCCACGTGGCCGAGGCGGCGCTCGAAGACGTCAAGCAGCGTGAAGTGCACGGCTCGGTGCCCGCGCTGCTGGAGAAGGTCGGGATGCTGCGGGGCCGGACGCTGGCCGCGCACGCCATCCACCTTTCCGACGAGGACATCGCGCTGTTCGCCGCGCGCGGGGTCGGGGTGGCGCACTGCCCGGGCTCGAACGCGAAGCTCGCTTCGGGCATCGCACGAGTGACGGAACTTCGGAAGGCAGGCGTCGCCATCGGGCTGGGCACGGACGGCCCGGCGTCGAACGACGACATCGACCTGTGGGAAGAACTGCAGCTCTCGGCGATGTTCGCGCGGCTCGCGACCGGCGACTCGACCGTGCTGACCGCGGCCGACGCTTTCCTGCTCGGCACCCGCGGAAGCGCGGAAGCGCTGGGCCGGAACGACATCGGCGCGCTGGAAAACGGCCGGTGGGCGGACATGGTGCACGTCGACCTCGACGACCCGGCCTTCGCGGCGGGCCTCGACGTCCCCGACGAGCAGCTGCTCTCGAACCTGGTGTGGGCCGCGGGCTCGCGCCGCGTGCGCGACGTGTGGGTGGCGGGCGAACAGGTCGTCGGCGACGGCGAATCCCTGCGCGTGGACCGCACAAAGGTGCAAGCCGAAGTAGCCGAAACCTCTGCGCGGCTGCGCTCTTAACTCACCTACGCAGCCCCCCACCCGTCCCAGGGGGCGGCCCCGAGGCCAGTCTATCGGGACCGTGGGGGCGGGGCCGGGGGAAAGTGCCTGGTGAGGCTGGGTTGTCCACAACGGTCAGGCTGGTGTGGACAACCGGCGGTTTCGGGGCTGAGCCGGGGGCTTGACGTGGCTTCGGCGAAGGCGCGGAGGTCTGACGGCCACCTCGGCGAGGTCGCGGATGTCCCGACGTGGCATCGACGAAGGTGCGAATGTCCCGAAGTCGCATCGACGAAGTCGCGGATGTCTTGAAGGCCACCTTTGGGACGTTGAGCGTCTCAAAGGTGGCCTTCAGGACAGGTCAAGGTCGGCACGCGTGAGCCAATGCCGAGTTTGAGTCGCTGAGCGCCTCAAATGCGACATTGGGAACAGGCACCGCGGTGCGGGCGCCCCCAGGCACCGCAGTGGGCGTGCCGATCAAGAGGGTTAGATCAGGCCGCGCGGCCGGAGGGTCACGTCGGTGGGGTGCGCGTCACCGGTGGCGGAGACCGCGGCGAGGACGGCGGCCGCGACGGAATCGGGGCGCAGGAAGCGTTCCGGCTCGTACGGGCGGCCTTCGTCGGCGATGATCGTCTGCTGCATCTCGGTGTCCGTGCGGCCGGGGTAGATCGACGTCACCCGCAGTGTGGTTTCTTCGTCTCGCAGTGCGTCGGCGAAGGCGCGGACGGCGAATTTGCTCGCCGCGTACGGGCCCCAGCCCGGACGCGCGTTCTGACCGGCGCCCGAGTTGATCACGACGACGTGCCCTTTCGAGGCACGCAGCGCGGGCAGGAGTTGCCTGGTCAGCGTGACGACCGCGAGGACGTTGACCTCGAAGTTCGCCCGCCAGTCGGCGTCGGTGGCGGTCTCGACGGTGCCGAGCCGCGCGACGCCTGCCGAGTGCACAAGTACGTCCAGTTCGCCGAACTCCGCGGTGGCCGCTTCCAGTGCCTCGGCGTCGGTCAACTCGACCGGCCAGGCCCGAGCGCCGGGCAGCGTGTCCGCCAGTTCACCGAGCGCGTGGGCGTCGCGGCCGCCGAGCAGCAAACGGTGGGTGGGGGCGAGCGCGCGGGCGACGGCGGCACCGATTCCGCGGGTGGCGCCGGTGACGAGGGCGAGGGGAAGATCAGCCATACCCGCCACGCTAGTACGGCGATCTCGCGTGCTCGAAAGCGTATCTCGCGTGATCAGAGACGGAACTCGCGTGATTGAAGAACGATCACGCGTGATTGAACGGACGACACGCGGCGGGGCGGTCAGGAACCGCAGGTGACCGGCGGCGTCGCCACCCGGGGGAACCGCACGGAACCGCGTGCGAACGACCCGATGAGGTTGTCCGCGAACCGTCCCGCCGTCAGCGGATCCCGTACCGAAGCGTCGATCGCCACGATTCGCGGGCAGCTGAGCGCCAGCCGCGCGGCGGCGACGTCCTCGGCGCGGACGGGGCCACCCTCGGCGATCGGGAGCCGCGCCGAATTCGCCAGTTCCCATACCGGGGGCAGCCATTTCTGGTGCCCGGTCCGGCCGTCGGGGAGCGACGTCGAATGCGCGGCGAACGGGTTGGCGAGGCCGTAGCCGTCGCGCAGTCGCGTCTCGAGCGGGATCAGCAGGCCGAGGGCACCCATGCTGTCCGCGGCGACGGTCACGTACGGCCGGTCCGTCGGATACGCGTACCAGCGCCTGGTCGTGTAGTCCTGGATCAGCACCGCCGGGCGTTCGACGCCCTGGATGGCGCCCAGCGTCGACGGCATCGCCGGGTGGTCGGCGTAGTCCTCGGCCAGGATCGGATGTTCGTGCCCGGTCGCCCGCGACCAGTACGACCGCTCGTCGGTGACGCCGACGGCACGCGGCTCGGCGGAATACGACGGGCGGAGCGAACCCGCGGCCACGAGCGCCCAGATGCCGACGGCCAGCAGGAACGCGGTGTTCACCCTGGTCACCGGCAGCGCCAGCGCGGGCAGCAGCAGGCAGAACAGCGCCGGGAGCAGCATGCGCCCGTGCATGAAATCGCCGCCGACCCTGATCACGTACAGCGAAAGCAGTACCGCGCCGACGAGCGGGACCGCGGTCAGCACCGCGAAAGTCCTGTCCATAGTGGACGTCATGGTGAGGACGGCAACGGCGAGCAGGAGCACCGGGAGCAAGAGCCAGTACGGCTGGAAGAGGTCGATCAGATACGCCCACCCGCGAGTCCAGTTCGCCTCCGACGCTTCCTTGACCAGCGCGGTGTTCGGCGTCAAAAGACCGTAGTAGCCCATCCGGAAAACTTGATACGCCAACGGGAGCGCGGCCGCGACGGCCAGCAGCCCCACCGCATGACGACGCCCTGGCCGCAGAAGTACGAGCAGCGCCACCAGGGCGACGCCACTGAAGAGCGCGAGATCCGGCCGGACCAAAGGCCCCAGCCCCGCGACCAGAGCGACCGGCCAGTCGCGGAGATCGTCCATTGTGGACACGCGGCGGACGAGCAGCCACCAGGTGCCGCCCAGCCACAGCGTGATCAGGCCGGTTTCCAGCCCGGACGTCGCGAAGTCGCGGAACGGCGGCAGCGCGCAGACCACCAGGGCACCGGCGGGCGCGAGCCCGTGGAACGCCAGCGGCTGGTAGAGCCGACGGGCACCGTCCAGGCCGAAGAACAGCCCGGCGACCGAGAAGACCAGGCCGGCGACCACGGAGATCCACTCCAGCGGCACTCCCGGGACCAGCCCGAGGACGCTCAGTATCGCCGTCCACAAAGGACTGGTGTTGGTCTCGACCCGCTCGCCGATGTTGAACACCGGCCCGTTGCCCGCGAGGATCTGGCGGACCGTCCGCAGCACGATCAGCCCGTCGTCGCTCATCCAGCGGCGGCGCCAGGCGAGGTCGGCGTAGACCATCAGCACCAGGCCGAACCCGAACCAGGTCCACGTCGACGGCCGCAGGAACCAGGCGCGCGAAGGCCAGTCGGGCGTGTTCTCGCCCGTGGTCGTGCTCGTCTGCGTCATCATCCCGCCCGGCTCGGTTGCGTGCGCAGGAGATCAGGTCCGCGGGCCGCGAGTCAAACCGCGCGGGCCGCCAGGCAGGCTTGCGGTAGCTTCCTCCCTTCCATGGTCAGCCGCGCGGCGACCTCGAACCCCGCCTGGGCCAGCAGGCCGGCGACCCGGCCGGGGTCCAGCAGGTACGCGTCGTAGGTGACGGGGTGGCCGTACGCCTTCTCCGGGCTCAGCCGCTCGTCGCCGACGTGGAATCCGACCAGCAGACGGCCACCGGGCGCGAGCGTGCGGCGGAACTCCGCGAACAACGCCGGAAGCACCTCGGGCGGCAGATGGAAGATCGACCACCAGGCGACGAGGCCGCCCAGCTCGCCGTCCGGGAGGTCGAGGGCGGTCATCGAGCCGACGGAGAACCGCAGGTCCGGGTACTGGCGGCGGGCGATCTCGACCATTTTCGGCGACAGATCGACACCGCTGACGTCGAGGCCGAGCGACGCCAGGTGAGCGGTGACATGACCCGGACCGCAGCCGACATCGACGACCGGGCCGCGCACCTGCTCGGCGAACGCGGCGAGCATGGCGCGACCGATCGGCTCCTGGTCGAAGAGCTGCCCGACGCGGACGGCGTAGTCCTCGGCGACGGTGTCGTAGGAATCGCGGGTGGCATCGAGATGAGAGGTCACGGTGGGCGACGCTAGCGCCACCCACCGACAATTCATGGCTCGAGCAGCCCCGCGTCCCTGGTCAGATCCTCCGGCGCCCCCAGCTTGGTCACCGGCGTGCATCCTGTCGCGGGATCCGCCGCCGAATCTGTTCCGTTGTACTGCGCGGCGCCGGACCGGGTCAGTTGCCGGGCCCCGGCGTCGAAGCACACCTGGTACGAGCCCTGAAGCACGCGTTCGAAGACGTACCGCCCGTCCGGCCCGGTCACGGTCGAGGCGACCTCCTTCGCGGCAGCGTCCTTCAAAGTCACCTTCACGTCCGGGACGCCGAGTTCGTCGCGGGTCTGCAGGCCGTCCTTGTCCTTGTCCAGCCAGACGAAGTCGCCCAGTTTGCTCATCGGCGCGTTCAAGCCCGCGGCCAGGGTCAGGTCCAGGCGTTTGCGGGGGCCGACCGTGGTGGTCGCGGTGCAGCCTGTCGCCGGATCGGCGTCCGAGTCCTTCGCGTCGTCACCCGCGTCCTTCGCCGTGTAGGTGTAGCCCGCGAACTCGGGCGGAAGCGCGCTGATGTCGAAGCAGACCTGGTAGATGCCGTCCTTCAGCTTGGTGAAGCGGTACTTGCCGGCGGCGTCCGTGGTGAGCGTGCCGAGTGCGGTGCCCGACGCGTCCTTCAACGTCACCTTCACCCCCGGGACACCCTGCTCCGCGGGATCCTGCAGACCGTTCCGGTCGACGTCGTTCCAGACGAACTCCCCGATCTCGTCGATCGCGGGCGGCGGGGTGACCTTGATGGTCGTGGTCGCGGTCTTCTTCGGCAGCTTGCCGCTGGAGACGGTCACGGTGTTGACGCGGCCGTTGTCCGCTTCGGTGACGTTCTTGTGGTCACAGGTCACCGTCGCGGACTTGCCGCCGTCGAGACTCGCGATCGGGGTGGGCTTCACGTCGCAATACGGGTCTTCGACCTTGATGTCGGCCAGTGTCGTGGTGCCGTCGTTGGTCACCGTGAACCGGTAGTTCGCGGTGGTGCCCGCCTCGAGGGTGGCCGTGGCGCCCCAGGCACCGCTCGCCGGATCCCGCACCTCCGCCTTCGCCGAGAACGACGCGACCTGCAGGTGCACGCAGTCCCACATGACCCAGTTGCGGTCGGTGGCGGCGAAGAACTTCACCGAGCTTGCCGACGGCGGGGCCGTCGACGGCGGGAAGTCCTGCCTCGCCAGTTTGCCGTCGGTCTCGACGGCGTGCGTGACCTTGAGTTTGTTCTCCAGGACGACCTTGTTCGACGCGTCGAAGAACCGCAGTCCCGTTTCCTGGACGGCGTCCGCGCGACGGAGGTTGTCGTCGTTCGTGCCTGTCCAGTCGGTGAGGGTGTAGACGGCGCCGGGGACGAACTTCATCGCCGCGTAGGCGGTGCTGACCATCTTGTCGGGCGTCGAGATCAGGGCGTACTTGCCGCCGTCCTGCTGGTAGCCGCCCATGGTCGACAGCCGGGGCCGCTTGCTCTTCGGGGTGCTGGTCGGCACCGGGGCGGCCGGGTTGAAGGTGTACCCGGTGGGCGGGCTGCCCTGCTCCACGCTCGGGTTCGGCGCGGCGCCGCCGGTGCAGCCGGACGGGACGGCCGGAGCCTGCGCCCGCGCGGGAAAAGCGCTCGCGCTCAGCAGGAGTGTCCCGGCCGTCATCAACACCAGTGCCCTTTTCACAGGGCTGAAGCTAGTTACCCGGTCCGGGTTCCGTAATCGCTGAACCGTGTCGACGATCGCCCCGATCAGGCAGAACCGAGAGTGATCAGGGTGCCGCCGCCGTCTTCCCACGGCGGCGGCACCCCCGTCCCCCTACTTGACGCCGATGCGGCCGACCTGGCCCCAGCGTCCCTTCTTCCACACCGAAACGATCGACGGCCGCGGCTGCGCCGTGCCACCGTCCGGCCAGTGTGACGTCGGGTTCGCGGAACTGGCCGCGTTCTCACCCGGGTGCTGCACCGCGACGAGCACCAGGTGATCGGTCACCACCGGGCCGCAGGTCTCCGCGCCGACCGGGACCGACAGGAACTGCTTGACGTGCCCGCGCTCCGGACCGTCGACGGGCACCGAGAACAGGCCGTCGTTGGAGCCGAGCGCGTTGCCGTCGGTGGAGATCCACAGGTTCCCGTGCCGGTCGAAAGCGACGTTGTCCGGGCACGAGATCGGGCTGACCTGGTCTTTCGGGAAGCCGCCGAAGTAGGTGTCGGCCGCCTTCGGGTCTCCACACACCAGCAGCAGACGCCACTTGAACTTCGTGGCGCCCGAGTCACCGCGATCCTCGTCCCATTCCAGGACGTGGCCGTTGCGGTTGTTGACGCGCGGGTTCGGCTCGTCGACGCCCGCCTTGCCCGCCGCGCCGCGGTCGCTGTTGTTCGTCAGCGCCGCGTAGATCCGG contains these protein-coding regions:
- a CDS encoding sensor histidine kinase codes for the protein MTAGPSQNKFSARASALARRIGMPAVILLAAFAFDLAFITDAAFDDAGPRFIDLLLFPAIFGMVFCALWAQKRAAVAAVAASVVLVGYTLVVRYFHIPTYSSVLANLSITEVVAGVEILFYAARRTRPGVAFAVISGLVLATLTAVSGRYTEGLSGGTMAQAMLFGGILLGGTLVFAIPGRDRMTNPKRYEKLQKLNKLVMGQWPLIGMLSIALLLEFTFTYASRAHGLPILVCSIIAAVIAVAAPRRPADAMVALTAVMLLSAMVTPFLRLRYDYPTPGGVPGTQIVAGMGLVITLVRAVGLAKATSRIGALSAVVAGACILNTGRPTPTLMTDPDNIASFAVAGVLLLGISVAVGLALRSRDSERTQVIQSAISDAQTSERMALARELHDVVAHHVTGIVVQAQAAKMMGEKNPQVAVEAMGRIEDAGVEALAAMRRLVRSMRGDAPAGSSEFSEQATTDLAADLRTLIERSNHGVKTSMKLELPPNVPHEVGRSALRLVQESLTNVGKHASGAKEALVIAEVTGAELHLQVTDDGREPHGRPAGGSGGYGLIGMRERVALLHGRLSAGRAPGGGWRVEAWLPLEGEE
- a CDS encoding SDR family oxidoreductase; translated protein: MADLPLALVTGATRGIGAAVARALAPTHRLLLGGRDAHALGELADTLPGARAWPVELTDAEALEAATAEFGELDVLVHSAGVARLGTVETATDADWRANFEVNVLAVVTLTRQLLPALRASKGHVVVINSGAGQNARPGWGPYAASKFAVRAFADALRDEETTLRVTSIYPGRTDTEMQQTIIADEGRPYEPERFLRPDSVAAAVLAAVSATGDAHPTDVTLRPRGLI
- a CDS encoding SdrD B-like domain-containing protein, with the protein product MKRALVLMTAGTLLLSASAFPARAQAPAVPSGCTGGAAPNPSVEQGSPPTGYTFNPAAPVPTSTPKSKRPRLSTMGGYQQDGGKYALISTPDKMVSTAYAAMKFVPGAVYTLTDWTGTNDDNLRRADAVQETGLRFFDASNKVVLENKLKVTHAVETDGKLARQDFPPSTAPPSASSVKFFAATDRNWVMWDCVHLQVASFSAKAEVRDPASGAWGATATLEAGTTANYRFTVTNDGTTTLADIKVEDPYCDVKPTPIASLDGGKSATVTCDHKNVTEADNGRVNTVTVSSGKLPKKTATTTIKVTPPPAIDEIGEFVWNDVDRNGLQDPAEQGVPGVKVTLKDASGTALGTLTTDAAGKYRFTKLKDGIYQVCFDISALPPEFAGYTYTAKDAGDDAKDSDADPATGCTATTTVGPRKRLDLTLAAGLNAPMSKLGDFVWLDKDKDGLQTRDELGVPDVKVTLKDAAAKEVASTVTGPDGRYVFERVLQGSYQVCFDAGARQLTRSGAAQYNGTDSAADPATGCTPVTKLGAPEDLTRDAGLLEP
- a CDS encoding ATP-binding cassette domain-containing protein, which encodes MVDPQWTGQPVLSGRGLVKQYGTQYALAGIDIDIQAGDAVAIVGPSGSGKTSLLHVLAGILRADAGQIFLAGQRVDQLNERKRSELRRTEFGFVFQSGMLVAELSAEENVALPSLLSGKGRKESIEAGREWLAKLGLAGKEKRRPGELSGGEAQRVAIARALTHRPKVIFADEPTGALDTRTGRATMDALLSAAADSGAAVIVVTHDRELAEAMPRTVSIRDGLIATRLAA
- a CDS encoding response regulator; the protein is MIRVLIADDQDMVRIGFRMILDAQDDIEVVADVADGVSAVAKARELRPDVCLLDIRMPGIDGLEVTKQLAGPDVVDPLKVVVVTTFDLDEYVHTALRNGASGFLLKDAGPALLIEAVRAAARGDALVSPQITVRLLKHFDGGTVKRDVSPPSEPLTARELDVVKAAAKGLTNTEIGAELFLSLSTVKTHLASVQGKVGARNRVEIAAWAWRSGVVD
- a CDS encoding methyltransferase domain-containing protein translates to MTSHLDATRDSYDTVAEDYAVRVGQLFDQEPIGRAMLAAFAEQVRGPVVDVGCGPGHVTAHLASLGLDVSGVDLSPKMVEIARRQYPDLRFSVGSMTALDLPDGELGGLVAWWSIFHLPPEVLPALFAEFRRTLAPGGRLLVGFHVGDERLSPEKAYGHPVTYDAYLLDPGRVAGLLAQAGFEVAARLTMEGRKLPQACLAARAV
- a CDS encoding amidohydrolase family protein, whose amino-acid sequence is MQRRFHAPVVLPADPACSLLRDAVVDVDETGRITHVGPFSGAPETSAPVTRLSGILLPGLVNAHAHSPMTLLRGMGGDLPLLRWLTEIIWPAEAKLKPADIRTGMMLGSVEMLRHGVTTSAEMYFESEQLADAVLTTGGRVVLGPPIMELPGMDWRAMLKGIERWIDTDGLRFGPGERIEVGYGPHSAYMLNEEALRATAESAAERGALVQIHVAEAALEDVKQREVHGSVPALLEKVGMLRGRTLAAHAIHLSDEDIALFAARGVGVAHCPGSNAKLASGIARVTELRKAGVAIGLGTDGPASNDDIDLWEELQLSAMFARLATGDSTVLTAADAFLLGTRGSAEALGRNDIGALENGRWADMVHVDLDDPAFAAGLDVPDEQLLSNLVWAAGSRRVRDVWVAGEQVVGDGESLRVDRTKVQAEVAETSARLRS